In Pseudomonas sp. PDM14, a genomic segment contains:
- a CDS encoding polyribonucleotide nucleotidyltransferase codes for MRTSSRVIGGVLAVTLLTQLTACGTLFFPDRRGQIEGKVDPVVAGLNAIGILFYVLPGLIAFGIDFATGAIYLPDNQYSVAPEKLQDAIRPDGSIDHALLKAIISQEIGQDLPLDDPRLIQHSGSVEQLAAYGLRPQA; via the coding sequence ATGCGCACGAGCTCACGTGTTATCGGCGGCGTTCTCGCCGTTACCCTGCTGACCCAGCTGACCGCTTGCGGCACGCTGTTCTTCCCCGACCGTCGCGGCCAGATCGAAGGCAAGGTCGACCCGGTCGTCGCCGGTCTCAATGCCATCGGCATCCTCTTCTACGTGCTCCCCGGCCTGATCGCCTTCGGCATCGACTTCGCCACCGGCGCCATCTACCTGCCGGACAACCAGTACAGCGTCGCCCCGGAAAAACTCCAGGACGCCATCCGTCCGGACGGCAGCATCGACCATGCCCTGCTCAAGGCCATCATCAGCCAGGAAATCGGCCAGGACCTGCCGCTGGACGACCCGCGCCTGATCCAGCACAGCGGTAGCGTCGAGCAACTGGCTGCATACGGTCTGCGCCCGCAGGCCTGA
- a CDS encoding cation diffusion facilitator family transporter — protein MTTRVDHARLMRLASAAALATALLLTLAKALAWWLSGSVSLLAGLTDSLLDSAASLLNLIAVHYALRPADDDHRYGHGKAEALAGLGQALFIGASAVLIALQAVERLQHPQPLGAPALGITVMLLSLLMTGALLLFQRHVVRVTGSTAIRADSLHYRSDLLLNASILLALALAAYGWQRLDALFGLGIAAYILWSALRIVREAVAVLMDEELAPEVSARMQELACAVPGVLGVHDLRTRISGTRWFVQLHLELPEELPLKLAHGLCVAVEKAIREQYPRAEVLVHADPVTVALPG, from the coding sequence ATGACAACCCGCGTCGATCATGCCCGACTGATGCGCCTGGCCAGCGCCGCAGCACTGGCCACGGCGCTGCTGCTGACCCTGGCCAAGGCGCTGGCCTGGTGGCTGAGCGGCTCGGTGAGCCTGCTCGCCGGCCTTACCGACTCGCTGCTCGACAGCGCCGCCTCGTTGCTCAACCTGATCGCCGTGCACTACGCCCTGCGTCCCGCAGATGACGACCACCGCTACGGGCACGGCAAGGCGGAAGCGCTGGCCGGGCTCGGCCAGGCACTGTTCATCGGCGCCAGCGCCGTACTCATCGCCCTGCAGGCGGTCGAGCGCCTGCAACACCCGCAACCGCTCGGCGCGCCGGCACTGGGCATCACGGTGATGTTGCTGTCCTTGCTGATGACCGGCGCCCTGCTGCTGTTCCAGCGCCACGTGGTGAGGGTGACCGGCTCGACAGCAATCCGCGCCGACTCGCTGCACTACCGTTCCGACCTGCTGCTCAACGCCAGCATTCTCCTCGCCCTGGCGCTCGCCGCGTATGGCTGGCAACGCCTGGACGCGCTGTTCGGCCTGGGCATCGCCGCCTACATCCTGTGGAGTGCGCTGCGCATCGTCCGCGAGGCGGTGGCGGTGCTGATGGATGAGGAGCTGGCGCCGGAGGTCAGCGCGCGCATGCAGGAGCTGGCCTGTGCGGTGCCCGGTGTCCTCGGTGTACATGATCTGCGCACGCGGATTTCCGGTACGCGCTGGTTCGTGCAGTTGCACCTGGAATTACCCGAGGAACTGCCGCTGAAGCTCGCTCACGGTCTGTGCGTGGCGGTGGAGAAGGCGATTCGCGAGCAGTACCCGCGTGCCGAAGTGCTGGTGCATGCCGACCCGGTAACGGTCGCCCTGCCGGGCTGA
- the azu gene encoding azurin, with product MIRKLVVASALSLASLPLFAAECAVEVHSTDQMTFETKSIDVSKSCKTFTVTLKHVGTLAKQVMGHNLVVAKAADVSAVATDGMAAGLDKDYVKADDARVLAHTKIIGGGETATTTIDVSKLEAGVPYQFFCSFPGHVALMKGDLKLVD from the coding sequence ATGATCCGCAAACTTGTGGTTGCTTCCGCGCTCAGCCTGGCCAGTCTGCCCCTCTTCGCCGCCGAGTGTGCGGTTGAAGTCCACTCCACCGACCAGATGACCTTCGAGACCAAATCGATCGACGTCAGCAAGAGCTGCAAGACCTTCACCGTCACGCTCAAGCACGTTGGCACCCTGGCCAAACAGGTCATGGGGCACAACCTGGTCGTCGCCAAGGCCGCCGACGTCAGCGCCGTGGCCACCGACGGCATGGCCGCCGGCCTGGACAAGGACTACGTGAAGGCGGATGACGCCCGCGTGCTGGCGCACACCAAGATCATCGGCGGCGGCGAAACGGCCACCACCACCATCGACGTGAGCAAGCTCGAAGCGGGCGTGCCGTATCAGTTCTTCTGCTCCTTCCCGGGGCACGTGGCGCTGATGAAAGGCGACCTGAAACTGGTCGACTGA
- a CDS encoding GDSL-type esterase/lipase family protein yields MNINDELRRRAGLLLWSFALLGACWLALRAGQQPPAPANREERVEAAFVALAQSARRAPLVLLGDSITAGHSWSAGNDCTAPLNLAVSGAQSGDLLRHLQLASTAGAERALLMVGINDLRHGVAYERLLENYRNVLMSLQQAGVTPVLQSTLRVTPLHENHQAINQQVARLNAQLQAWAREHGWQYLDVQAALDARSYRVDGLHLSADGYRAWAQLLTPTLRERLCPGVDPEHPQPTAHPTTAVPVHG; encoded by the coding sequence ATGAATATCAACGATGAACTACGCCGCCGTGCCGGCCTGCTGTTGTGGAGCTTCGCGCTGCTGGGCGCCTGCTGGCTGGCGCTGCGGGCCGGACAGCAACCGCCGGCACCCGCCAACCGTGAGGAGCGAGTGGAAGCCGCCTTCGTCGCGCTGGCGCAGTCCGCGCGCCGGGCGCCGCTGGTGCTGCTCGGCGATTCGATCACCGCCGGCCACAGCTGGAGCGCTGGCAACGACTGCACGGCGCCGCTGAACCTGGCCGTCTCCGGCGCCCAGAGCGGCGACCTGCTGCGTCATCTGCAACTGGCCTCGACGGCCGGCGCCGAGCGGGCGCTGCTGATGGTCGGCATCAACGACCTGCGTCACGGCGTGGCTTATGAGCGGCTGCTGGAGAACTACCGGAATGTGCTGATGAGCCTGCAGCAGGCAGGCGTGACGCCGGTGCTGCAGTCCACCCTGCGGGTCACGCCGCTGCACGAGAACCACCAGGCGATCAACCAGCAGGTCGCCCGGCTGAACGCCCAGTTGCAGGCGTGGGCCCGGGAACACGGCTGGCAGTATCTGGATGTGCAGGCCGCCCTCGATGCGCGCAGCTATCGAGTCGACGGCCTGCACCTCAGCGCCGATGGCTACCGTGCATGGGCGCAGCTGCTAACGCCGACCCTGCGCGAGCGGCTGTGTCCGGGGGTTGACCCGGAGCACCCGCAGCCGACGGCACACCCCACGACTGCCGTGCCGGTGCACGGCTGA
- a CDS encoding Lrp/AsnC family transcriptional regulator, with protein MNKLDRYDLRILAELQRDARISNQELAERIGLSPSPCSRRVKQLEDDGYIARQVALLDRKKLGLSLTAFVLIGMDRHTPERFEHFQSVIRQCPEVLECSLVTGMDADYQLKVVVPDMDHYQKLLLGQLTRIEGVTSVRSSFVLQQIIASTELPLNHLTI; from the coding sequence ATGAACAAGCTTGATCGTTACGACCTGCGCATTCTGGCGGAATTGCAGCGCGACGCGCGTATCTCCAATCAGGAACTGGCCGAGCGCATCGGGCTGTCGCCATCACCCTGCTCACGGCGGGTCAAACAGCTTGAGGACGACGGCTACATCGCCCGCCAGGTGGCCCTGCTCGACCGCAAGAAGCTCGGCCTGAGCCTGACCGCCTTCGTCCTGATCGGCATGGACCGGCACACGCCGGAGCGCTTCGAGCACTTCCAGTCGGTGATTCGCCAGTGCCCGGAAGTACTGGAGTGCAGCCTGGTCACGGGGATGGATGCGGACTACCAGCTCAAGGTCGTGGTACCGGACATGGATCACTACCAGAAGCTATTGCTCGGCCAGCTGACGCGCATCGAAGGAGTGACCAGCGTGCGCTCCAGCTTCGTGCTGCAGCAGATCATCGCCAGCACCGAGCTGCCGCTCAACCACCTGACCATCTGA
- a CDS encoding DUF2788 domain-containing protein, translating into METEQFESLMMYVLVGGLIVFMCFIIWDLAKKSKAGKLGTAILFLGLGLCLFAFIAKPIITYIIEVTRGIHS; encoded by the coding sequence ATGGAAACCGAACAGTTCGAATCCCTGATGATGTACGTCCTCGTCGGCGGCCTGATCGTGTTCATGTGCTTCATCATCTGGGACCTGGCGAAGAAGTCCAAGGCCGGCAAGCTGGGCACCGCGATCCTGTTTCTCGGCCTGGGCCTGTGCCTGTTCGCCTTCATCGCCAAGCCGATCATCACCTACATCATCGAAGTGACCCGCGGCATCCACAGCTGA
- a CDS encoding pseudouridine synthase produces MAKAPPAEPRLIVLNKPFDVLTQFNDEQGRATLKDFVAVTGVYPAGRLDRDSEGLLLLTNDGQLQARIADPRHKLAKTYWVQVEGEPTAEQIQQLRDGVQLNDGPTLPAGARLLDEPQLWERVPPVRFRKSVPTAWLELVIREGRNRQVRRMTAAVGLPTLRLVRVKIGPWSLDGLQPGEWKDLPPTL; encoded by the coding sequence GTGGCCAAGGCGCCGCCGGCCGAGCCGCGGCTGATTGTGCTGAACAAGCCGTTCGACGTGCTCACCCAGTTCAATGACGAGCAGGGCCGCGCCACCCTCAAGGACTTCGTCGCGGTCACCGGCGTGTACCCGGCCGGGCGCCTGGACCGTGACAGCGAGGGCCTGTTGCTGCTGACCAACGACGGCCAGTTGCAGGCGCGTATCGCCGACCCCAGGCACAAGCTGGCGAAGACCTACTGGGTGCAGGTGGAAGGCGAGCCGACGGCGGAGCAGATCCAGCAGCTGCGCGACGGCGTGCAGCTCAACGACGGGCCGACGCTACCGGCTGGCGCACGTCTGCTGGACGAGCCGCAGCTCTGGGAGCGCGTGCCGCCGGTGCGTTTTCGCAAGAGCGTGCCGACTGCCTGGCTGGAACTGGTGATTCGCGAGGGGCGCAACCGTCAGGTACGGCGCATGACCGCGGCGGTCGGCTTGCCGACCCTGCGGCTGGTGCGGGTGAAGATCGGCCCCTGGAGCCTGGACGGGCTGCAGCCCGGAGAGTGGAAGGATCTGCCGCCAACGTTGTAG
- the ahr gene encoding NADPH-dependent aldehyde reductase Ahr, with product MSTSESILDTFTGWAATAAGAPLERHEFTPGPLGAEDVEVAVEYCGICHSDQSMIDNEWGNARYPFVPGHEVVGTIVRLGDQVRGLQLGQRVGIGWYKGSCMHCSSCMEGSHQLCGKVKPTIVGSNGGFANRVRAHWAWAIALPEGLDPSLAGPLFCAGSTVFSPLLEFGVKPTDRVGVVGIGGLGHLALRFLNAWGCEVTAFTSSLSKQEEAQRLGAHKVVASTDSNAMKAIAGTLDFLLVTASADLDWNALLGTLNGKGRLHFVGIVPSAIPVHVFALIPRQKSLSGSPVGSPASMASMLEFCARHQIVPQVEHFPMSQVNAAIDHLRAGKARYRVVLDASK from the coding sequence ATGAGCACTTCCGAGTCCATACTCGACACCTTCACCGGCTGGGCCGCGACGGCGGCCGGCGCCCCGCTGGAACGCCACGAATTCACCCCCGGCCCGCTCGGCGCCGAAGACGTCGAAGTGGCGGTGGAGTACTGCGGCATCTGCCACTCCGACCAGTCGATGATCGACAACGAATGGGGCAACGCACGCTACCCGTTCGTCCCCGGCCATGAAGTGGTCGGCACCATCGTCCGTCTCGGTGATCAGGTCCGTGGCCTGCAACTCGGCCAGCGCGTGGGCATCGGCTGGTACAAGGGCAGCTGCATGCACTGCAGCTCGTGCATGGAGGGTTCGCACCAGCTCTGCGGCAAAGTCAAACCGACCATCGTCGGCAGCAACGGCGGCTTCGCCAACCGCGTGCGCGCGCACTGGGCCTGGGCCATCGCCCTGCCCGAAGGCCTCGATCCGAGCCTGGCCGGCCCGCTGTTCTGCGCCGGCTCCACGGTGTTCAGCCCGCTGCTGGAGTTCGGCGTTAAACCAACCGACCGCGTCGGCGTGGTCGGCATCGGCGGCCTCGGCCACCTGGCCCTGCGCTTTCTCAACGCCTGGGGCTGCGAAGTCACTGCATTCACCTCCTCGCTGAGCAAGCAGGAAGAAGCGCAGCGGCTCGGCGCGCACAAGGTGGTCGCCTCCACCGACAGCAACGCGATGAAGGCGATTGCCGGCACCCTGGACTTCCTTCTGGTCACCGCCAGCGCCGACCTGGACTGGAACGCCCTGCTCGGCACCCTCAACGGCAAGGGTCGCCTGCACTTCGTCGGCATCGTGCCCAGCGCCATCCCGGTGCACGTGTTCGCCCTGATCCCGCGACAGAAGAGCCTGTCCGGCTCCCCCGTGGGCTCGCCGGCGTCGATGGCCAGCATGCTGGAGTTCTGCGCCCGGCATCAGATCGTGCCGCAGGTCGAGCACTTCCCGATGAGCCAGGTCAACGCCGCCATCGACCACCTGCGCGCTGGCAAGGCTCGCTACCGCGTGGTGCTCGACGCCAGCAAGTGA
- a CDS encoding GNAT family N-acetyltransferase, translating into MPNPIETPASADFPRMLEVWEAAVRATHDFLEEADIQLLKPLLVEQYFPQLQLSGIRAADGRVVGFLGFAEGKVEMLFVDPLAHGTGIGKALLRDAIERLGATQVDVNEQNPKALGFYLSQGFTVQRRSPLDDGGRPFPILHLALG; encoded by the coding sequence ATGCCGAACCCGATCGAAACACCCGCCTCCGCCGACTTCCCGCGCATGCTCGAGGTTTGGGAGGCCGCGGTGCGCGCCACCCATGACTTCCTCGAAGAAGCCGACATACAGCTGCTCAAGCCGCTGCTGGTCGAACAGTACTTCCCGCAACTGCAGCTGAGCGGCATCCGCGCCGCGGACGGTCGCGTCGTCGGCTTTCTCGGCTTTGCCGAGGGCAAGGTGGAAATGCTCTTCGTCGACCCGCTCGCCCACGGCACGGGCATCGGCAAGGCCCTGTTGCGCGACGCCATCGAGCGCCTGGGCGCCACCCAGGTCGACGTCAACGAACAGAACCCGAAAGCCCTCGGTTTCTACCTGAGCCAGGGCTTCACGGTGCAGCGCCGCTCGCCACTGGACGACGGCGGCCGACCCTTCCCGATCCTGCACCTGGCACTGGGCTGA
- the amn gene encoding AMP nucleosidase codes for MPPMSFTADFVLATTAEEAVDRLAELHRQATGALSQALKRYLKDRVQPAPAERALFRYPELRLTYLCQGDEVPSTTRAYAKVQVPGTYCVTVTHPDAFRGYLLDQLRPLMNDFTVTVEVGISQQNIPYPYVVEQGDELAGSGVTAAALARVFPSTDLSAASDGTADGLYDWENIDPLPLALFDAARVDFSLRRLVHYTGSDWRHVQPWILLTNYHRYVDQFIRHGLARLREDPRFVCMVLPGNVIIERDVSEADAQAVADAVVWHRYQMPAYHLIAADGHGVTLVNIGVGPSNAKNITDHLAVLRPHCWLMIGHCGGLRQSQTIGDYVLAHAYMRRDGILDRVLPPNIPIPALAEVQQALQEAAAQITGEHGEALKKRLRTGTVLTYDDRNWELRWAQERPLINLARAVAVDMESGTIAAQGYRLRVPYGTLLCVSDKPLHSEIKLPGAAGAFYERAVTQHLHIGIAALDLLRCQLNALHSRKLRSFDEPPFR; via the coding sequence ATGCCGCCCATGAGTTTCACCGCCGATTTCGTCCTCGCCACCACCGCCGAAGAGGCCGTCGACCGCCTCGCCGAGCTGCACCGTCAGGCCACCGGCGCACTGAGCCAGGCGCTCAAGCGTTACCTCAAGGACCGTGTGCAGCCCGCGCCCGCCGAGCGCGCGCTGTTCCGCTACCCCGAACTGCGCCTGACCTACCTGTGCCAGGGCGATGAAGTGCCGAGCACCACCCGTGCCTACGCCAAGGTGCAGGTGCCGGGCACCTACTGCGTGACCGTGACCCACCCGGACGCGTTTCGCGGCTACCTGCTGGACCAGCTGCGACCACTGATGAACGACTTCACCGTCACCGTCGAAGTCGGCATCAGCCAGCAGAACATTCCTTACCCCTACGTGGTCGAGCAGGGCGACGAACTGGCTGGCTCCGGCGTAACCGCTGCGGCGCTGGCGCGGGTCTTTCCCAGCACCGACCTGTCCGCCGCCAGCGATGGCACCGCCGACGGCCTGTACGACTGGGAGAACATCGACCCGCTGCCGCTGGCGCTGTTCGACGCCGCGCGGGTGGACTTCTCCCTGCGCCGCCTGGTGCACTACACCGGCAGCGACTGGCGCCATGTGCAGCCGTGGATCCTGCTGACCAACTACCACCGTTACGTCGACCAGTTCATCCGCCACGGCCTGGCGCGCCTGCGCGAAGACCCGCGCTTCGTGTGCATGGTGCTGCCGGGCAACGTGATCATCGAGCGCGACGTCAGCGAGGCCGACGCCCAGGCGGTGGCCGATGCCGTGGTCTGGCACCGCTACCAGATGCCGGCCTACCACCTGATCGCCGCCGATGGTCACGGCGTCACCCTGGTCAACATCGGTGTCGGCCCGTCCAACGCGAAGAACATCACCGACCACCTGGCCGTGCTGCGCCCGCACTGCTGGCTGATGATCGGCCACTGCGGCGGCTTGCGCCAATCGCAGACCATCGGCGACTACGTGCTGGCCCACGCCTACATGCGCCGCGACGGCATCCTCGACCGGGTGCTGCCGCCGAACATTCCCATTCCGGCCCTGGCCGAGGTGCAGCAGGCATTGCAGGAGGCGGCGGCGCAGATCACCGGCGAGCATGGCGAAGCGCTGAAGAAGCGCCTGCGTACCGGCACCGTGCTGACCTACGACGACCGCAACTGGGAGCTGCGCTGGGCCCAGGAGCGGCCGCTGATCAACCTCGCCCGCGCAGTGGCGGTGGACATGGAAAGCGGCACCATCGCAGCGCAAGGCTATCGCCTGCGGGTGCCCTACGGCACGCTGCTGTGCGTGTCGGACAAGCCGCTACACAGCGAGATCAAGCTGCCCGGCGCCGCCGGCGCGTTCTACGAGCGCGCGGTGACCCAGCACCTGCACATCGGCATCGCCGCGCTCGACCTGCTGCGCTGCCAGCTCAATGCGCTGCACTCGCGCAAGCTGCGCAGCTTCGACGAGCCGCCGTTCCGCTAG
- a CDS encoding PaaI family thioesterase — protein sequence MQAHPRYRELVEAGFAAANFIGDLGIHPTACGPGWVEAELTIQSRHLQQNAFIHAGVQATLADHTAGAAAATLVADGQTVLTLEFKLNLLRPARCERLLCRAEVLKAGRQVTVVEAEVFSLEGGERRLFSKATVTLAVVPIPEQATNG from the coding sequence ATGCAGGCACATCCGCGTTACCGCGAACTGGTCGAGGCCGGCTTCGCCGCGGCCAATTTCATCGGCGACCTGGGCATTCACCCGACCGCCTGCGGGCCGGGTTGGGTCGAGGCCGAGCTGACGATCCAGTCGCGTCACCTGCAGCAGAACGCCTTCATTCATGCCGGCGTGCAGGCCACCCTGGCCGATCACACCGCCGGCGCGGCGGCAGCCACCCTGGTTGCCGATGGCCAGACCGTGCTGACCCTGGAGTTCAAGCTCAACCTGCTGCGCCCGGCGCGTTGCGAGCGCCTGCTGTGCCGCGCCGAGGTGCTCAAGGCCGGGCGCCAGGTGACCGTGGTCGAGGCCGAGGTGTTCAGCCTGGAAGGCGGTGAGAGGCGCCTGTTTAGCAAGGCCACCGTGACCCTGGCGGTGGTGCCGATTCCCGAGCAGGCGACGAATGGTTGA
- a CDS encoding acyl-CoA dehydrogenase family protein, with the protein MSAQLFAETHEVFNQVPPLDGANLYRIDLPLQEWTRHFGGGWAEDRLHTYGALAGGPLMAAGFLANENKPVFKSHDRYGHRQDLVEFHPAYHELMRTAIEHGIPSLPWTDPRAGAQVARASLNYLHNQAEAGNACPLTMTYASVPALKLQPELAKIWLPKILATEYDPRNVPIEQKAGVTIGMAMTEKQGGTDVRANTTKAHPIGIPGPGQAYELVGHKWFCSAPMCDAFLTLAYTDKGLSCFLLPRHRPDGTRNEFYIQRLKNKLGNWANASSEVEYRGALAWMVGEEGRGVPTIIEMVALTRFDCMIGSSSLMRQALTQAAHHCAYRQVGGRVLAEQPLMQNVLADLALESEAALALTLRMGRALDHAHDEQEEKFARLVTAIGKYWICKRAPAMINEAAECMGGAGYVEDTILPRLYREAPVNSTWEGSGNVQCLDVLRALSKEPGVLDALFSELGDGHGDARLKAQIGKLKNAFADTGDIQYRARQLTEEVAVTLQAKLLLEGGNARVSDAFIASRLGEGGRVYGTLPRGADVEALVARSTPHLA; encoded by the coding sequence ATGTCTGCCCAGCTGTTCGCCGAAACCCACGAGGTGTTCAACCAGGTGCCGCCGCTCGACGGCGCCAACCTCTACCGCATCGATCTGCCGTTGCAGGAGTGGACCCGACATTTCGGCGGCGGTTGGGCCGAGGATCGCCTGCACACCTACGGCGCCCTGGCCGGCGGCCCGCTGATGGCGGCCGGCTTCCTGGCCAACGAGAACAAGCCGGTGTTCAAGAGTCATGACCGCTACGGCCATCGCCAGGACCTGGTCGAGTTCCACCCGGCCTACCACGAGCTGATGCGCACGGCGATCGAGCATGGCATTCCCTCGCTGCCCTGGACCGACCCGCGTGCGGGCGCCCAAGTCGCCCGCGCCTCGCTGAACTACCTGCACAACCAGGCCGAGGCCGGCAACGCCTGCCCGCTGACCATGACCTACGCCAGCGTGCCGGCGCTCAAGCTGCAGCCGGAGCTGGCGAAGATCTGGCTGCCGAAGATCCTCGCCACCGAGTACGACCCGCGCAACGTGCCGATCGAGCAAAAGGCCGGTGTCACCATCGGCATGGCGATGACCGAGAAGCAGGGCGGCACCGACGTGCGCGCCAACACCACCAAGGCCCATCCGATCGGCATCCCCGGTCCGGGCCAGGCCTACGAGCTGGTAGGGCACAAGTGGTTCTGCTCGGCGCCGATGTGCGACGCCTTCCTCACCCTGGCCTACACCGACAAGGGCCTGTCGTGCTTCCTCCTGCCGCGGCACCGCCCGGACGGCACGCGCAACGAGTTTTACATCCAGCGCCTGAAGAACAAGCTGGGCAACTGGGCCAACGCCTCCAGCGAGGTCGAGTACCGTGGCGCGCTGGCCTGGATGGTCGGCGAGGAAGGACGCGGCGTGCCGACCATCATCGAGATGGTCGCGCTGACCCGCTTCGACTGCATGATCGGCTCCAGCAGCCTGATGCGTCAGGCCCTGACCCAGGCCGCGCACCACTGCGCGTACCGCCAGGTCGGCGGCCGCGTGCTGGCCGAGCAGCCGCTGATGCAGAACGTGCTGGCCGACCTGGCCCTGGAGAGCGAGGCGGCGCTGGCGCTGACCCTGCGCATGGGCCGCGCCCTCGATCACGCCCACGACGAGCAGGAGGAGAAATTCGCCCGCCTGGTCACCGCCATCGGCAAGTACTGGATCTGCAAGCGAGCGCCGGCAATGATCAACGAAGCCGCCGAATGCATGGGCGGCGCCGGCTATGTCGAAGACACCATCCTGCCGCGCCTGTACCGCGAAGCGCCGGTCAACTCGACCTGGGAAGGCTCGGGCAACGTGCAGTGCCTGGATGTGCTGCGTGCCCTGTCGAAGGAGCCGGGTGTGCTCGACGCGCTGTTCAGCGAACTGGGCGACGGCCATGGCGATGCGCGCCTGAAGGCACAGATCGGCAAGCTGAAGAACGCCTTTGCCGATACCGGTGACATCCAGTACCGCGCCCGCCAGCTCACCGAGGAGGTGGCGGTGACACTGCAGGCCAAGCTGCTGCTCGAGGGCGGTAATGCGCGGGTCTCCGATGCCTTCATCGCCAGTCGCCTGGGCGAAGGTGGCCGGGTCTACGGCACCCTGCCGCGCGGCGCCGATGTCGAGGCGCTGGTGGCACGCAGCACGCCGCACCTGGCGTAA
- a CDS encoding TetR/AcrR family transcriptional regulator codes for MTYRVTATRLDRDQELRERILACALARVIEGGFASLTMQELAEDVGIATGSLYRHFRGKGELAAEVFSSACRIEVDVLGEILRGAGTPAQRLAAGIEQFAARAWHSRRLAFALIAEPVETEVDEQRLLFREAYAELFIELLEAGVQSGDFRVTQLNLTAACLVGAIAESLVGPLSPPARAAREAGLPVIELAAVSQSLVTFCLRAVGAPES; via the coding sequence ATGACCTACCGCGTGACTGCCACCCGTCTCGACCGCGACCAGGAACTTCGCGAACGAATTCTCGCCTGCGCCCTGGCGCGGGTCATCGAAGGCGGCTTCGCCAGCCTGACCATGCAGGAGCTGGCCGAGGACGTCGGCATCGCCACCGGCAGCCTGTACCGCCACTTTCGCGGCAAGGGCGAGTTGGCGGCCGAGGTGTTCAGCAGTGCCTGCCGTATCGAGGTCGACGTACTCGGCGAGATTCTCCGTGGTGCCGGTACGCCGGCGCAGCGCCTGGCTGCCGGCATCGAGCAGTTCGCCGCGCGGGCCTGGCATAGCCGGCGGCTGGCCTTCGCGCTGATCGCCGAGCCGGTGGAAACCGAGGTCGACGAGCAGCGCCTGCTGTTCCGCGAGGCTTACGCCGAGCTGTTCATCGAGCTGCTCGAAGCCGGCGTGCAGAGCGGCGATTTTCGTGTCACCCAGCTCAACCTGACCGCCGCCTGCCTGGTCGGCGCGATTGCCGAGTCGCTGGTCGGGCCGTTGTCCCCGCCGGCCCGAGCGGCCCGCGAGGCGGGCCTGCCGGTCATCGAACTGGCCGCGGTCAGCCAATCCCTGGTCACTTTCTGTCTGCGCGCCGTTGGCGCCCCGGAGTCCTGA